A stretch of Methanococcus voltae PS DNA encodes these proteins:
- a CDS encoding N-glycosylase/DNA lyase encodes MKKITSGKTVKNGGDDKKNELIKLLKNFDTNTARKFEEEIDVQYQMLTNLHNSLIEQVEDEIKDFYKDLAIEVFVKLVVMNSLISYQLSSTGEAWWTEFSKYWSNKENKILEKYSGNKELLLDEFVNFLKNSKGNRRFHITKIKRLEKIYEFLKDLTFEEIKYYYENMDELRNIISKNLDTQKSAKTVVFSVKMYGYACRISFNQYIAYPMNIEIPLDSRIEKYTKKILDMDLKSPKKIQGIKLTDKYMLEFWKDVSESAEIPPLHIDSIIWTALGTAFDKKKLNEEEQTNIEKLILFNQ; translated from the coding sequence ATGAAGAAAATTACAAGTGGCAAGACGGTGAAGAATGGTGGGGATGATAAAAAAAATGAATTAATTAAATTGCTTAAAAACTTTGATACTAATACGGCGAGGAAATTTGAAGAAGAAATTGACGTTCAATATCAGATGCTAACTAATTTACACAATAGCCTAATAGAACAGGTTGAAGATGAGATTAAGGACTTTTACAAAGATTTAGCCATTGAAGTTTTTGTTAAATTAGTAGTTATGAATTCCCTTATTAGTTACCAACTTTCAAGTACGGGTGAAGCTTGGTGGACAGAATTCAGTAAATACTGGTCCAATAAAGAAAATAAAATATTGGAAAAGTATTCTGGCAATAAGGAATTATTACTTGATGAATTTGTTAATTTTTTAAAAAATTCTAAAGGAAATAGGAGATTCCATATTACTAAAATAAAAAGACTTGAAAAAATATACGAATTTTTAAAGGATTTGACTTTTGAAGAAATAAAATATTATTACGAAAATATGGACGAATTGAGAAATATTATATCCAAAAATCTAGACACTCAAAAAAGCGCTAAAACAGTTGTATTCTCAGTTAAAATGTATGGATACGCCTGTAGAATTTCATTTAATCAATATATAGCTTACCCTATGAATATAGAGATACCATTAGATAGTAGAATTGAAAAATACACTAAAAAAATATTAGATATGGATTTAAAAAGTCCTAAAAAAATACAAGGTATTAAATTAACCGATAAGTATATGTTAGAATTCTGGAAAGATGTTTCCGAATCAGCTGAAATTCCACCACTGCATATTGATTCAATAATATGGACTGCTTTGGGTACAGCATTTGATAAAAAGAAGTTAAATGAGGAAGAGCAGACCAATATTGAAAAATTAATACTATTTAATCAATGA
- a CDS encoding SWIM zinc finger family protein yields the protein MNNFQEYSTKVKVIENTEKNNFKKNMALNKNKLNKLYNERVIERGYQYYLNRNIIYSIKYNNFLYGTVSGGSKYKVKIDLTTLTGECTCGYKNNCKHAYALILSYFNDNYINGIELLSKLDNMPKEDLLKIIKDLIVDNYLWDDHLVEENELELAKKMLKLVNLERKNIFTFKSYLSNEFLNKATEEQILEFIKYFLNSKINHDIEEKYYEEILHNLVSEIFGRKNELYIKQLLKISKSKADLWMVNDYIIDNEYYYLLD from the coding sequence ATGAATAATTTTCAAGAGTATAGTACTAAAGTTAAAGTTATTGAAAATACTGAAAAAAATAATTTTAAAAAAAATATGGCATTGAACAAAAACAAGTTAAATAAATTATATAATGAAAGAGTGATTGAAAGAGGTTACCAATATTATCTAAATCGAAATATTATTTATTCTATAAAATATAATAATTTTTTATATGGTACGGTCTCAGGAGGTAGCAAATACAAAGTTAAGATAGATTTGACTACACTAACGGGGGAATGCACTTGCGGGTATAAAAACAACTGTAAACACGCATATGCACTAATTCTATCTTATTTTAATGATAATTATATTAATGGCATAGAGTTACTATCTAAATTAGACAATATGCCAAAGGAAGATTTACTAAAAATTATAAAGGATTTAATTGTGGATAATTATTTATGGGATGACCATTTAGTGGAAGAAAATGAGTTAGAACTTGCCAAAAAGATGTTAAAATTAGTAAACTTAGAAAGAAAAAATATATTCACCTTTAAATCTTATTTATCAAATGAATTCCTTAATAAAGCAACTGAGGAACAAATCTTAGAATTTATAAAATATTTTTTAAATTCAAAAATAAATCACGACATTGAAGAAAAATATTATGAGGAAATACTCCATAATTTAGTATCTGAAATATTTGGGCGTAAAAATGAATTATATATTAAACAACTTTTAAAAATATCTAAATCTAAAGCTGATTTGTGGATGGTCAATGATTATATAATCGATAATGAATATTATTACTTATTAGATTAA
- a CDS encoding sulfurtransferase TusA family protein: protein MDLDVSGTVCPMPVLKTKKALDTMSSGEELTVTGDYKPALQNIVRFVEEKGHKVISADGNADGFKVVILKN, encoded by the coding sequence ATGGATTTAGATGTTAGTGGAACAGTATGCCCAATGCCAGTTTTAAAAACTAAAAAAGCATTAGACACAATGAGTTCAGGGGAAGAATTAACCGTAACAGGAGATTATAAACCTGCTTTACAAAACATAGTAAGATTTGTAGAAGAAAAAGGACACAAAGTAATTTCAGCAGACGGAAATGCTGACGGTTTTAAAGTAGTTATTTTAAAAAATTAA
- a CDS encoding DsrE/DsrF/TusD sulfur relay family protein: MKFAVIITTAPYGQERAYSALRFALTSLVEGIDVNIFLLEDAVYVAKDTQNPVDVPNYLELLKGAIDAGAVVKACGPCARARGLSEDLIEGVQLATMHDLVDFVKDSDRTITF; this comes from the coding sequence ATGAAATTTGCTGTAATTATCACAACTGCACCGTATGGTCAAGAAAGAGCATATTCTGCATTAAGATTTGCTCTCACATCACTTGTAGAAGGAATTGACGTAAACATATTTTTATTAGAAGATGCGGTTTATGTTGCAAAAGATACTCAAAACCCGGTAGATGTTCCAAATTATTTAGAACTTTTAAAAGGTGCAATTGACGCAGGAGCTGTAGTTAAGGCTTGTGGACCTTGTGCAAGAGCAAGAGGTCTTTCAGAAGATTTAATAGAAGGCGTTCAATTAGCTACAATGCATGATTTGGTAGATTTCGTTAAAGATTCTGATAGAACAATTACCTTTTAA
- the taw3 gene encoding tRNA(Phe) 7-((3-amino-3-carboxypropyl)-4-demethylwyosine(37)-N(4))-methyltransferase Taw3: MFLESKYNTLKKLQYAVDNNLVDKEIMYFVDRINEEDDYYTTSSCIGRCGIMEFPKNVNTKIYSRWLGKWHHYATSEEMMEALRGASDNYDRLYFVLNSPIMHIACKDAVSAKKLLEIAYHNGLKASSVKSLSEKRYIVEFLTTMRLDAPIGYNGKLVVDNDYLNILLDEGNLKLMKARDMLHKVYLKFDEEFNL; encoded by the coding sequence ATGTTTTTAGAATCTAAATACAATACTTTAAAAAAATTACAATATGCAGTAGATAATAATTTAGTTGATAAAGAAATAATGTACTTTGTAGACCGTATAAATGAAGAAGACGACTATTATACAACTAGTAGTTGTATAGGACGTTGTGGAATTATGGAATTTCCAAAAAACGTAAATACAAAGATTTATTCACGTTGGTTAGGAAAATGGCACCATTATGCAACATCCGAAGAAATGATGGAGGCTTTAAGGGGTGCATCAGATAATTATGATAGACTTTATTTCGTTTTAAACTCTCCAATTATGCACATAGCTTGTAAGGATGCAGTTTCTGCCAAAAAACTTTTGGAAATAGCTTACCATAATGGTTTAAAGGCATCTTCTGTAAAATCCTTGTCTGAAAAACGATATATTGTGGAATTTTTAACCACAATGAGATTAGATGCTCCAATTGGCTATAATGGAAAATTGGTTGTAGATAACGATTATTTAAATATTTTATTAGACGAAGGAAATTTAAAACTTATGAAAGCAAGAGATATGTTGCATAAGGTTTATTTAAAATTTGATGAAGAATTTAACCTTTAA
- a CDS encoding methanogenesis marker 5 protein, with translation MKVFIYPTNSLILADLVERFGHKPLMINNAIGEKVRNAEIDHPPMNITDEDPKKGLKYAAIEVPSGVRGRMSMIGPLIDEAEAAIIMNKAPMGFGCVGCERTNELTKYLVRRSEVPILNLEYPESEEDAKVIVKKIALFLEDLGDKR, from the coding sequence TTGAAAGTATTTATTTATCCTACAAATAGCCTTATCTTAGCAGATTTAGTGGAAAGATTTGGGCACAAACCATTAATGATTAACAATGCAATTGGTGAAAAGGTAAGGAATGCAGAAATTGACCATCCACCAATGAATATTACTGACGAGGACCCAAAAAAAGGTTTAAAATATGCAGCTATCGAAGTTCCATCTGGCGTTAGGGGTAGGATGTCAATGATTGGACCACTTATCGATGAAGCAGAAGCAGCAATCATAATGAACAAAGCACCAATGGGTTTTGGTTGTGTTGGTTGCGAAAGAACAAACGAATTAACAAAATACCTTGTTAGAAGGTCTGAAGTACCAATATTAAATTTAGAATATCCGGAATCTGAAGAGGATGCAAAAGTAATCGTTAAAAAAATAGCTTTATTCTTGGAAGATTTAGGGGATAAAAGATAA
- a CDS encoding DNA alkylation repair protein: protein MKDEFIKEWTIDLKNEIMANSCEERKKATERFFKLEKITGARAPILRKISKTYYRNLEKFLKNYYTELHEYKNKDEINHFIKNDIYNTCNNLFEENFYEYNYLSLIMLHSAKKYYEKEDFEFFSKVLSSYVKNWASCDEFSLHAFYELTNKYPELLDEVFKLTTSENRWVQRSSAVTLIYHIKRNDVRERVFKTADILILQRDVMVEKGIGWLLKVTANNYQEDVYNYVLNNKDKMTRTTLRYAIEKMPQELRKEAMS, encoded by the coding sequence ATGAAAGATGAATTTATAAAAGAATGGACTATCGATTTAAAAAATGAAATAATGGCAAATTCTTGCGAAGAACGTAAAAAAGCTACAGAAAGATTTTTTAAATTAGAAAAAATAACTGGTGCAAGGGCTCCAATTCTAAGAAAAATTTCTAAAACATACTATCGTAATTTAGAGAAATTTTTAAAGAATTACTATACAGAATTACATGAATATAAAAATAAAGATGAAATTAACCATTTTATAAAAAATGACATATACAACACATGTAATAATCTTTTTGAAGAGAATTTTTACGAGTACAACTATTTATCATTAATAATGTTACATAGTGCTAAAAAATACTATGAAAAAGAAGATTTTGAATTTTTTTCAAAAGTATTATCTAGTTATGTAAAAAATTGGGCATCTTGTGATGAATTTTCATTACACGCATTTTATGAGTTAACAAATAAATATCCAGAGTTATTGGATGAGGTATTCAAACTTACAACTTCTGAAAATCGATGGGTGCAAAGGTCAAGTGCAGTTACTTTAATATATCACATAAAGAGAAATGACGTCAGAGAAAGAGTCTTTAAAACTGCAGATATTTTAATTTTACAGCGTGACGTTATGGTGGAAAAAGGCATAGGGTGGCTTTTAAAAGTTACTGCAAATAATTATCAAGAAGATGTTTACAATTATGTCTTAAACAATAAAGATAAGATGACTCGAACTACCTTAAGATACGCAATTGAAAAAATGCCTCAGGAGTTAAGAAAAGAAGCAATGAGTTAA
- the thrC gene encoding threonine synthase, which produces MIQKCRECGKEYDVDEIIYNCECGGLLEIKYDLGKIKSEVSKEKLRERRSGVWRYLEYLPVKDTNKIVSLWEGGTPLYKCDNLAKKLGLKELYVKNEGANPTGSFKDRGMTVGVTRANELGAPVVGCASTGNTSASLAAYSARSGKKCIVLLPGGKVALGKLAQAMFYGAKVVQINGNFDQALVMIKNLALENKLYLLNSVNPFRLEGQKTIGFEICDQLDFEAPSAVILPVGNAGNISAIWKGFKEFKETELIDSLPMMIGIQAEGAQPIVKAYKAQKDNITPEESPETIATAIRIGNPVNAVKALEAINQSNGLAEFVTDEEITAAQKLLAQTEGIFVEPASASSIAGLIKLLDMGAVDKDGKIVCITTGNGLKDPDAAIKASILPSEIECDMEVLRKVIEE; this is translated from the coding sequence ATGATACAAAAATGCAGAGAATGTGGAAAAGAATACGACGTTGACGAAATTATTTACAACTGTGAATGTGGCGGTCTTTTAGAGATTAAATACGACCTCGGAAAAATTAAAAGCGAAGTTTCAAAGGAAAAATTAAGAGAAAGAAGAAGTGGAGTTTGGAGATACTTAGAATACTTGCCAGTTAAAGATACCAACAAAATAGTTAGCCTTTGGGAAGGTGGAACTCCATTATACAAATGTGATAACTTAGCTAAAAAATTAGGCTTAAAAGAACTTTACGTTAAGAACGAAGGTGCAAACCCAACCGGTAGCTTCAAAGATAGAGGAATGACTGTGGGAGTAACAAGAGCGAACGAATTAGGTGCTCCTGTAGTTGGTTGTGCTTCAACAGGTAACACTTCAGCATCATTGGCAGCTTACTCAGCAAGGTCTGGAAAAAAATGTATTGTTTTATTACCTGGCGGTAAAGTAGCACTCGGTAAATTAGCTCAAGCAATGTTTTACGGTGCAAAAGTTGTCCAAATCAACGGTAACTTTGACCAAGCATTAGTTATGATTAAAAACTTAGCTCTTGAAAATAAACTTTACTTACTCAACTCAGTAAATCCATTCAGATTGGAAGGTCAAAAAACAATTGGTTTCGAAATCTGCGACCAATTAGATTTTGAAGCTCCAAGCGCTGTTATTTTACCAGTGGGTAATGCAGGAAACATAAGTGCAATATGGAAAGGTTTCAAAGAATTTAAAGAAACAGAATTAATCGATAGCTTACCTATGATGATTGGTATCCAGGCAGAAGGTGCCCAACCAATAGTTAAAGCATACAAAGCTCAAAAGGATAACATCACACCTGAAGAAAGCCCTGAAACAATTGCAACAGCAATAAGAATCGGAAACCCTGTAAACGCTGTAAAAGCTCTCGAAGCTATCAACCAATCAAACGGTTTAGCTGAATTCGTAACTGACGAAGAAATAACAGCGGCTCAAAAGTTATTAGCTCAAACGGAAGGTATTTTCGTAGAACCAGCATCTGCATCATCAATCGCAGGTTTAATAAAATTGTTAGACATGGGAGCAGTTGATAAAGATGGTAAAATTGTATGTATTACCACAGGAAACGGTTTAAAAGACCCTGACGCAGCAATTAAAGCAAGTATCTTACCATCTGAAATTGAATGTGACATGGAAGTCTTAAGAAAAGTAATTGAAGAATAA
- a CDS encoding deoxyhypusine synthase, with protein sequence MTNPKDIIFKESEDLEQIFETLEYVKGPNLDEEISLKEIVSDFYPKMGFQASHLGKAVKIWKKIEEIRKNEELVVFMGYTSNMVSSGLREIIANLVKHKKVDVLVTTAGGIEEDFIKCVKPFIMGDWNLNGVELREQGINRIGNIYVPNDRYIEFETYMTKFFDELALKQKETHKVTSASEFCYELGRFMDENLGDEKEDSIIYWAYKNNIPIFCPAITDGSIGDMLYFYKKNEKETNLIIDIASDIVKLNDKAIDANKTACIVLGGSLPKHSIINANLFREGTDYAIYITTATPADGSLSGAPPEEGVSWGKIQTKADYTEIWADATIVFPILTYTVFK encoded by the coding sequence ATGACAAATCCAAAAGATATAATATTTAAAGAGTCTGAAGATTTAGAACAAATTTTTGAAACTCTTGAATATGTTAAAGGACCGAATTTAGACGAAGAAATTTCTTTAAAAGAAATTGTAAGTGATTTTTACCCAAAAATGGGTTTTCAAGCGTCACACTTGGGAAAAGCCGTAAAAATTTGGAAAAAAATTGAAGAGATTAGGAAAAATGAAGAATTAGTAGTTTTTATGGGTTATACTTCAAATATGGTTTCTTCAGGGTTAAGAGAAATTATAGCAAATCTCGTAAAACATAAAAAAGTTGACGTTTTAGTTACAACCGCTGGCGGTATCGAAGAAGACTTTATAAAATGCGTAAAGCCTTTCATAATGGGTGACTGGAACTTAAACGGTGTTGAATTACGTGAACAAGGTATAAACAGAATTGGAAATATTTATGTACCAAATGACCGATATATTGAGTTTGAGACGTACATGACAAAGTTTTTTGATGAATTAGCATTAAAACAGAAAGAAACACATAAAGTGACTTCTGCAAGTGAATTTTGTTATGAATTAGGTAGATTTATGGATGAAAACCTCGGGGACGAAAAAGAAGATTCTATAATTTATTGGGCATATAAAAATAATATCCCTATCTTTTGTCCCGCTATTACTGATGGTTCAATAGGAGATATGCTTTACTTCTACAAGAAAAACGAAAAAGAGACTAATTTGATTATAGATATTGCAAGTGACATTGTAAAATTAAACGATAAAGCAATAGATGCTAATAAAACAGCTTGTATTGTATTGGGCGGTTCATTACCTAAACATAGCATAATTAACGCTAATTTATTTAGGGAAGGAACCGATTACGCAATCTATATAACAACTGCAACGCCTGCCGACGGTTCTTTAAGCGGCGCCCCACCAGAAGAAGGTGTTTCTTGGGGTAAAATCCAAACAAAAGCAGATTATACGGAAATATGGGCAGATGCTACAATAGTGTTCCCTATATTAACTTATACAGTCTTTAAATAA
- the hypF gene encoding carbamoyltransferase HypF: protein MLKKIFVSGIVQGVGFRPFVYNIAEKNNLTGYVKNKGNFVEIIVNGNSNDIDNFIRNLKEEKPVLSKINNLKIENMDLKDLKNNNLSELKDEFKIYSSQNVDNDVAGTIPPDVGLCEDCVRELKAKGDLRYNYPFIACVNCGPRFTVIKKLPYDRENTSMDKFPLCEECQEEYKNPNNRRFHAQANCCEKCGPKVFLTDSKGKILFEKESAIKKTVELLENGKIIAIKGIGGTHLVCDANNDEAVLELRKRLNRPTQAFAIMSTEDKYKLFSEPTELEDNALNSYRKPIVALKKKENEYGKHISKNISNLDTLGVMLPYSGLHYLLFDKCTSYVMTSANLPGLPMAITNDKIIESLKNIADYFLLHDRDIVNRCDDSVLKQISGRMMLLRRSRGYAPEPIEIDFSKNGLLNNKNNNKNNNILSKNILSVGAELNSVACLSKGNKFYMTQYIGNTSKYETYNYLKDAVHNILRLTNTNKLDMIVCDLHPQFNSKKFANELSKEYGTKLYDVQHHEAHVYSLMGDNEFFEPNITIALDGLGYGKDGNIWGGELLYCDEKYDIHRVGHLEEQLQLGGDLSTKYPIRMLFSILSKKIGLEKSFEFIKGYIGEYPELTEKELKLIKMQIKSGLNTSITTSTGRFLDSIASLLSICFKKTYDGEPSIRLEAFANNCSISEKKQILELVENKDYSKYIDYENNIINTTQIVYDCYEMLQNVAFSKNGIAYYAHLTLSHCLVGISIKCAENLNIKTIGLTGGVTYNKIITEHIVTKLKNKGFKVLLHKNVPNGDGGIAFGQALGYILKNEL from the coding sequence ATGCTAAAAAAAATTTTTGTAAGCGGGATTGTTCAAGGCGTTGGATTTAGACCTTTTGTATACAATATTGCAGAGAAGAACAATTTAACAGGATATGTTAAAAATAAAGGAAATTTTGTCGAAATAATTGTAAATGGAAATTCAAACGACATAGACAATTTTATAAGAAATTTAAAAGAGGAAAAACCTGTGTTATCCAAAATAAATAACTTAAAAATAGAAAATATGGATTTAAAAGATTTAAAAAATAATAATTTAAGTGAATTAAAAGACGAATTTAAGATATATTCAAGTCAAAATGTGGATAACGATGTAGCTGGAACAATACCTCCAGATGTGGGATTATGTGAAGATTGCGTTAGAGAACTTAAAGCTAAGGGAGATTTAAGGTATAATTATCCATTCATTGCCTGTGTAAATTGTGGTCCAAGGTTTACAGTTATAAAAAAGTTACCTTATGACCGAGAAAACACATCTATGGACAAATTTCCATTATGTGAAGAATGTCAAGAAGAATATAAAAATCCAAATAATAGACGATTTCATGCACAAGCCAATTGCTGTGAAAAATGTGGTCCAAAAGTATTTTTAACAGATTCGAAGGGTAAAATATTATTTGAAAAAGAATCTGCCATTAAAAAAACTGTTGAATTATTAGAAAATGGCAAAATAATTGCAATTAAAGGTATAGGGGGTACACACTTAGTTTGTGATGCCAATAATGACGAAGCAGTTTTAGAACTTAGAAAAAGACTTAATAGACCGACACAAGCCTTTGCAATTATGAGTACTGAAGATAAGTACAAATTATTTTCAGAACCTACCGAATTGGAAGATAATGCCTTAAATTCATATCGGAAGCCAATAGTAGCTTTAAAAAAGAAAGAAAATGAGTATGGAAAACATATATCAAAAAATATATCTAATTTGGATACTCTGGGGGTTATGTTACCTTATTCCGGCTTACATTATTTGTTATTTGATAAATGCACTTCATATGTCATGACTTCTGCAAATCTACCTGGCTTACCCATGGCAATTACCAATGACAAAATTATCGAAAGCTTAAAAAACATTGCAGATTATTTCTTACTACACGACCGAGATATTGTAAATCGATGTGATGATAGCGTTTTAAAACAAATTTCCGGTAGAATGATGCTGTTAAGACGTTCGAGAGGTTATGCTCCCGAACCTATAGAAATAGATTTTTCAAAAAATGGGCTTTTAAATAATAAGAATAATAATAAGAATAATAATATACTATCAAAAAATATATTATCCGTTGGAGCAGAATTAAATTCAGTAGCTTGCTTATCAAAAGGAAATAAGTTTTATATGACCCAATATATTGGAAATACATCCAAATACGAAACTTATAACTATCTAAAGGATGCTGTGCATAATATTTTAAGGTTAACAAATACCAATAAATTAGATATGATTGTTTGCGATTTGCATCCTCAATTTAACTCCAAAAAATTCGCTAATGAACTATCAAAAGAATATGGTACAAAATTATATGATGTACAACATCATGAAGCTCATGTTTACTCTTTAATGGGTGATAATGAATTTTTCGAACCAAATATAACTATTGCACTTGATGGACTCGGATATGGAAAAGATGGTAATATTTGGGGCGGTGAGCTACTTTATTGTGATGAAAAGTATGATATACATCGTGTCGGTCATTTAGAAGAACAATTGCAATTAGGTGGTGATTTATCTACCAAATATCCTATTAGAATGCTATTCTCGATACTTAGTAAAAAAATAGGACTTGAAAAATCTTTCGAATTTATAAAAGGATATATTGGAGAATACCCAGAATTAACTGAAAAAGAATTGAAATTAATTAAAATGCAAATAAAAAGTGGCTTAAATACTTCAATTACTACATCTACAGGTAGATTTTTAGATAGTATAGCTTCTTTATTATCGATTTGCTTTAAAAAGACTTATGATGGAGAACCATCTATACGATTAGAAGCCTTTGCAAATAATTGTAGTATTAGCGAAAAAAAACAAATTTTAGAACTTGTTGAAAATAAGGATTATTCAAAATACATAGATTATGAGAATAATATAATTAATACCACACAAATAGTATATGATTGTTATGAAATGCTACAAAATGTAGCTTTTAGTAAAAATGGAATAGCCTACTATGCTCATTTGACTTTATCACATTGTTTAGTAGGCATTAGCATAAAATGTGCCGAAAACCTAAATATTAAGACCATTGGACTCACAGGTGGTGTTACATACAATAAAATAATAACAGAGCACATTGTAACTAAGTTAAAAAATAAAGGATTTAAGGTACTTTTACATAAAAATGTACCCAATGGCGATGGTGGAATTGCTTTTGGTCAAGCTTTGGGATATATTTTAAAAAATGAATTATAA